One window of the Spea bombifrons isolate aSpeBom1 chromosome 8, aSpeBom1.2.pri, whole genome shotgun sequence genome contains the following:
- the DKC1 gene encoding H/ACA ribonucleoprotein complex subunit DKC1 isoform X2 — translation MAEVEGFKKKPKKRRSHVLGSEEVADIQHEGDFLIQPESKVAQLDTSQWPLLLKNFDKLNIRTAHYTPIPSGSNPLKRDIAEYIKTGFINLDKPANPSSHEVVAWIRRILRVEKTGHSGTLDPKVTGCLIVCIDRATRLVKSQQSAGKEYVGIVRLHNALENDLQLSRALETLTGALFQRPPLIAAVKRQLRVRTIYESKLIEYDPERRLGIFWVSCEAGTYIRTLCVHLGLLLGVGGQMQELRRVRSGVLGEKDNLVTMHDVLDAQWQFDNNKDETYLRRVIFPLEKLLVSHKRLVMKDSAVNAICYGAKIMLPGLLRYEDGIELNQDVVVVTTKGEAICIATALMTTAVISTCDHGIVAKIKRVIMERDTYPRKWGLGPKASQKKMMIQKGLLDKHGKPNNNTPESWKQGYRDYSAHQKVQLQEDQLKGKQMTDMDSATPEDSSQKKRKRMLSDTDSDSAQTRVSGDDAVQKKKTKDEKEYASETTELSGKKKKKKKKIKETSD, via the exons ATGGCGGAGGTGGAGG GTTTCAAGAAAAAGCCCAAGAAACGTCGTAGTCATGTGCTCGGGTCTGAAGAAGTAGCA gatatACAACATGAAGGAGATTTTCTAATTCAACCAGAATCAAAAGTGGCTCAACTGGATACATCTCAGTGGCCTCTATTGTTAAAG AATTTCGATAAACTGAATATTCGGACGGCTCACTATACTCCTATTCCTTCTGGCTCAAATCCTTTGAAGAGGGACATTGCAGAATATATTAA GACAGGGTTCATTAACCTCGATAAACCAGCTAACCCTTCTTCTCATGAAGTGGTGGCATGGATCAGACGTATACTACGTGTGGAAAAAACTGGTCATAGTGGAACGCTGGATCCGAAAGTGACTGGCTGTCTCATTGTATGTATTGATCGAGCTACGCGCCTTGTGAAGTCTCAGCAAAGTGCTG GTAAAGAATACGTTGGCATTGTAAGGTTGCACAATGCATTGGAAAATGACCTGCAGCTGTCGCGG GCTCTGGAAACTCTCACTGGCGCTCTGTTCCAGCGCCCACCCCTGATTGCAGCTGTAAAGAGGCAACTTCGAGTAAGAACAATATATGAAAGCAAACTTATAGAATATGATCCTGAGCGTCGGCTTG GTATATTCTGGGTGAGCTGTGAAGCTGGTACCTATATCCGCACCTTATGTGTTCACCTTGGTTTGTTGCTGGGAGTTGGAGGTCAAATGCAAGAGCTACGCCGTGTTCGTTCAGGAGTCCTGGGAGAAAAG gaCAATCTTGTCACCATGCATGATGTCCTAGATGCTCAGTGGCAATTTGACAACAATAAGGATGAAACGTACCTCCGTAGAGTGATCTTCCCACTGGAAAAACTTCTAGTGTCACACAAGAGATTGGTCATGAAAGATAGTGCT GTTAATGCAATTTGTTATGGAGCGAAAATCATGCTGCCTGGACTCTTGAGATATGAAGATGGCATTGAATTAAATCAGGATGTTGTTGTTGTGACAACAAAGGGCGAGGCTATCTGTATAG CTACTGCTTTGATGACCACAGCTGTGATATCTACCTGTGACCATGGCATTGTTGCAAAAATAAAGCGTGTTATTATGGAAAGGGACACTTACCCCCGTAAGTGGGGTCTTGGACCTAAG GCCAGTCAAAAGAAGATGATGATTCAGAAAGGACTTTTGGACAAGCATGGCAAACCCAACAACAACACGCCAGAAAGCTGGAAGCAGGGATACAGGGATTACAG TGCTCATCAGAAAGTTCAGCTCCAGGAGGACCAGCTTAAG GGGAAACAAATGACAGACATGGACAGTGCAACTCCTGAGGATTCCAGCCAAAAAAAA CGGAAGCGTATGCTGAGCGATACTGACAGTGATTCTGCACAGACT AGAGTGAGTGGTGACGACGCTgtccaaaagaagaaaacaaaggaTGAAAAAGAATATGCATCAGAGACTACAGAG TTGtcggggaagaagaagaagaagaaaaagaaaatcaaagaaACGTCTGATTAA
- the DKC1 gene encoding H/ACA ribonucleoprotein complex subunit DKC1 isoform X1 produces the protein MAEVEGFKKKPKKRRSHVLGSEEVADIQHEGDFLIQPESKVAQLDTSQWPLLLKNFDKLNIRTAHYTPIPSGSNPLKRDIAEYIKTGFINLDKPANPSSHEVVAWIRRILRVEKTGHSGTLDPKVTGCLIVCIDRATRLVKSQQSAGKEYVGIVRLHNALENDLQLSRALETLTGALFQRPPLIAAVKRQLRVRTIYESKLIEYDPERRLGIFWVSCEAGTYIRTLCVHLGLLLGVGGQMQELRRVRSGVLGEKDNLVTMHDVLDAQWQFDNNKDETYLRRVIFPLEKLLVSHKRLVMKDSAVNAICYGAKIMLPGLLRYEDGIELNQDVVVVTTKGEAICIATALMTTAVISTCDHGIVAKIKRVIMERDTYPRKWGLGPKASQKKMMIQKGLLDKHGKPNNNTPESWKQGYRDYSAHQKVQLQEDQLKGKQMTDMDSATPEDSSQKKRKRMLSDTDSDSAQTVSIQALSGDDAVQKKKTKDEKEYASETTELSGKKKKKKKKIKETSD, from the exons ATGGCGGAGGTGGAGG GTTTCAAGAAAAAGCCCAAGAAACGTCGTAGTCATGTGCTCGGGTCTGAAGAAGTAGCA gatatACAACATGAAGGAGATTTTCTAATTCAACCAGAATCAAAAGTGGCTCAACTGGATACATCTCAGTGGCCTCTATTGTTAAAG AATTTCGATAAACTGAATATTCGGACGGCTCACTATACTCCTATTCCTTCTGGCTCAAATCCTTTGAAGAGGGACATTGCAGAATATATTAA GACAGGGTTCATTAACCTCGATAAACCAGCTAACCCTTCTTCTCATGAAGTGGTGGCATGGATCAGACGTATACTACGTGTGGAAAAAACTGGTCATAGTGGAACGCTGGATCCGAAAGTGACTGGCTGTCTCATTGTATGTATTGATCGAGCTACGCGCCTTGTGAAGTCTCAGCAAAGTGCTG GTAAAGAATACGTTGGCATTGTAAGGTTGCACAATGCATTGGAAAATGACCTGCAGCTGTCGCGG GCTCTGGAAACTCTCACTGGCGCTCTGTTCCAGCGCCCACCCCTGATTGCAGCTGTAAAGAGGCAACTTCGAGTAAGAACAATATATGAAAGCAAACTTATAGAATATGATCCTGAGCGTCGGCTTG GTATATTCTGGGTGAGCTGTGAAGCTGGTACCTATATCCGCACCTTATGTGTTCACCTTGGTTTGTTGCTGGGAGTTGGAGGTCAAATGCAAGAGCTACGCCGTGTTCGTTCAGGAGTCCTGGGAGAAAAG gaCAATCTTGTCACCATGCATGATGTCCTAGATGCTCAGTGGCAATTTGACAACAATAAGGATGAAACGTACCTCCGTAGAGTGATCTTCCCACTGGAAAAACTTCTAGTGTCACACAAGAGATTGGTCATGAAAGATAGTGCT GTTAATGCAATTTGTTATGGAGCGAAAATCATGCTGCCTGGACTCTTGAGATATGAAGATGGCATTGAATTAAATCAGGATGTTGTTGTTGTGACAACAAAGGGCGAGGCTATCTGTATAG CTACTGCTTTGATGACCACAGCTGTGATATCTACCTGTGACCATGGCATTGTTGCAAAAATAAAGCGTGTTATTATGGAAAGGGACACTTACCCCCGTAAGTGGGGTCTTGGACCTAAG GCCAGTCAAAAGAAGATGATGATTCAGAAAGGACTTTTGGACAAGCATGGCAAACCCAACAACAACACGCCAGAAAGCTGGAAGCAGGGATACAGGGATTACAG TGCTCATCAGAAAGTTCAGCTCCAGGAGGACCAGCTTAAG GGGAAACAAATGACAGACATGGACAGTGCAACTCCTGAGGATTCCAGCCAAAAAAAA CGGAAGCGTATGCTGAGCGATACTGACAGTGATTCTGCACAGACTGTAAGCATTCAGGCAT TGAGTGGTGACGACGCTgtccaaaagaagaaaacaaaggaTGAAAAAGAATATGCATCAGAGACTACAGAG TTGtcggggaagaagaagaagaagaaaaagaaaatcaaagaaACGTCTGATTAA
- the DKC1 gene encoding H/ACA ribonucleoprotein complex subunit DKC1 isoform X3 translates to MAEVEGFKKKPKKRRSHVLGSEEVADIQHEGDFLIQPESKVAQLDTSQWPLLLKNFDKLNIRTAHYTPIPSGSNPLKRDIAEYIKTGFINLDKPANPSSHEVVAWIRRILRVEKTGHSGTLDPKVTGCLIVCIDRATRLVKSQQSAGKEYVGIVRLHNALENDLQLSRALETLTGALFQRPPLIAAVKRQLRVRTIYESKLIEYDPERRLGIFWVSCEAGTYIRTLCVHLGLLLGVGGQMQELRRVRSGVLGEKDNLVTMHDVLDAQWQFDNNKDETYLRRVIFPLEKLLVSHKRLVMKDSAVNAICYGAKIMLPGLLRYEDGIELNQDVVVVTTKGEAICIATALMTTAVISTCDHGIVAKIKRVIMERDTYPRKWGLGPKASQKKMMIQKGLLDKHGKPNNNTPESWKQGYRDYR, encoded by the exons ATGGCGGAGGTGGAGG GTTTCAAGAAAAAGCCCAAGAAACGTCGTAGTCATGTGCTCGGGTCTGAAGAAGTAGCA gatatACAACATGAAGGAGATTTTCTAATTCAACCAGAATCAAAAGTGGCTCAACTGGATACATCTCAGTGGCCTCTATTGTTAAAG AATTTCGATAAACTGAATATTCGGACGGCTCACTATACTCCTATTCCTTCTGGCTCAAATCCTTTGAAGAGGGACATTGCAGAATATATTAA GACAGGGTTCATTAACCTCGATAAACCAGCTAACCCTTCTTCTCATGAAGTGGTGGCATGGATCAGACGTATACTACGTGTGGAAAAAACTGGTCATAGTGGAACGCTGGATCCGAAAGTGACTGGCTGTCTCATTGTATGTATTGATCGAGCTACGCGCCTTGTGAAGTCTCAGCAAAGTGCTG GTAAAGAATACGTTGGCATTGTAAGGTTGCACAATGCATTGGAAAATGACCTGCAGCTGTCGCGG GCTCTGGAAACTCTCACTGGCGCTCTGTTCCAGCGCCCACCCCTGATTGCAGCTGTAAAGAGGCAACTTCGAGTAAGAACAATATATGAAAGCAAACTTATAGAATATGATCCTGAGCGTCGGCTTG GTATATTCTGGGTGAGCTGTGAAGCTGGTACCTATATCCGCACCTTATGTGTTCACCTTGGTTTGTTGCTGGGAGTTGGAGGTCAAATGCAAGAGCTACGCCGTGTTCGTTCAGGAGTCCTGGGAGAAAAG gaCAATCTTGTCACCATGCATGATGTCCTAGATGCTCAGTGGCAATTTGACAACAATAAGGATGAAACGTACCTCCGTAGAGTGATCTTCCCACTGGAAAAACTTCTAGTGTCACACAAGAGATTGGTCATGAAAGATAGTGCT GTTAATGCAATTTGTTATGGAGCGAAAATCATGCTGCCTGGACTCTTGAGATATGAAGATGGCATTGAATTAAATCAGGATGTTGTTGTTGTGACAACAAAGGGCGAGGCTATCTGTATAG CTACTGCTTTGATGACCACAGCTGTGATATCTACCTGTGACCATGGCATTGTTGCAAAAATAAAGCGTGTTATTATGGAAAGGGACACTTACCCCCGTAAGTGGGGTCTTGGACCTAAG GCCAGTCAAAAGAAGATGATGATTCAGAAAGGACTTTTGGACAAGCATGGCAAACCCAACAACAACACGCCAGAAAGCTGGAAGCAGGGATACAGGGATTACAGgtag